In one window of bacterium DNA:
- a CDS encoding SDR family NAD(P)-dependent oxidoreductase, giving the protein MAGEFEGRLALVTGGAGEIGRAAARKFLAAGARVTLADLDEAELEAARVEFQAAGERLETRTLDVADSGAVAEVIEGAHARHGRLDILVNCAGIYRHRAVLEMSDAEWDQTLEVNLRGTFAACRAAGGFMVKQERGGVIVNLASLAAQRGSPLHAHYCASKAGVIGFGRALAMELAPKVRVNAVAPGIIETKMTADMIPVRGEEWKRQIPAGRFGTADEVADAVCFLASDKAAYINGAVLNVNGGMWMD; this is encoded by the coding sequence ATGGCGGGTGAATTCGAGGGAAGGCTCGCGCTCGTGACGGGCGGGGCGGGCGAGATCGGCCGGGCGGCGGCGCGGAAGTTTCTGGCCGCGGGCGCAAGGGTCACGCTCGCGGATCTGGACGAGGCGGAGCTGGAAGCGGCGCGGGTTGAATTTCAGGCGGCGGGAGAGCGGCTGGAGACCCGCACCCTGGATGTCGCCGATTCCGGGGCGGTGGCCGAGGTCATCGAAGGTGCCCACGCCCGGCATGGGCGACTCGACATTCTCGTCAACTGCGCCGGGATCTACCGCCACCGGGCGGTGCTTGAGATGAGCGATGCGGAGTGGGACCAGACGCTGGAGGTCAACCTCCGCGGCACGTTTGCGGCCTGCCGCGCGGCGGGCGGCTTCATGGTCAAGCAGGAGCGCGGCGGGGTGATCGTCAACCTGGCCTCCCTCGCCGCGCAGCGGGGGAGCCCGCTCCACGCCCACTACTGCGCCTCGAAGGCGGGGGTGATCGGCTTCGGGCGGGCGCTGGCGATGGAGCTCGCCCCGAAGGTGCGGGTGAACGCCGTGGCGCCGGGCATCATCGAGACGAAGATGACGGCGGACATGATCCCCGTCCGGGGGGAGGAGTGGAAGCGGCAGATTCCCGCCGGGCGCTTCGGCACGGCCGATGAAGTGGCCGATGCGGTGTGTTTCCTGGCCAGCGACAAAGCAGCTTATATCAACGGTGCCGTCCTGAACGTGAACGGCGGCATGTGGATGGATTAG
- a CDS encoding HAD family hydrolase, translating into MPPFRAVGFDLFDTLVDFDQGLFPVVEIDGKPEKTTSRAAFEALEGAGAVLPAYEAFHALWLENTEEVWSARNRDSELREISSIDRFTLLMEKIDTIPAGEREAAVRVAVEAHMQALTASAVFPPERLGLLERIQKASLPIGLLSNFDHAPAARGLLERTGIAPFLDVVLISEEAGYRKPAPRLFRSLAEGLGAAPGEILFVGDDFEADVVGARGAGIRSAWLNPKGHPVPEKSPPPDFEIRRLEEVIGILEL; encoded by the coding sequence TTGCCCCCCTTCCGCGCGGTTGGATTTGATCTGTTCGATACGCTGGTGGATTTCGACCAAGGCCTCTTTCCGGTCGTCGAGATTGACGGCAAGCCGGAGAAGACCACCTCGCGCGCTGCCTTCGAGGCGCTGGAGGGGGCGGGGGCTGTTCTGCCCGCCTACGAAGCCTTTCATGCGCTCTGGCTCGAGAACACGGAAGAGGTCTGGAGCGCGCGCAACCGGGATTCCGAGCTCCGGGAGATTTCCTCTATCGATCGCTTCACCCTCCTGATGGAGAAGATCGATACCATCCCGGCCGGGGAGCGGGAGGCGGCCGTCCGGGTGGCGGTGGAGGCCCACATGCAGGCGCTGACGGCCTCGGCGGTGTTTCCGCCCGAGCGGCTGGGGTTGCTGGAGCGGATTCAAAAGGCGTCCCTTCCCATCGGGCTTTTGAGCAATTTCGATCATGCCCCCGCGGCCCGCGGGCTGCTCGAGCGGACGGGCATCGCGCCCTTTCTCGATGTGGTGCTGATCTCCGAGGAGGCGGGCTACCGGAAGCCCGCGCCGCGGCTTTTCCGGAGCCTGGCCGAGGGGCTGGGCGCCGCGCCGGGGGAGATATTGTTTGTCGGGGATGATTTCGAGGCCGATGTCGTGGGGGCGAGGGGGGCCGGCATCCGGTCGGCCTGGCTGAACCCGAAGGGACACCCCGTTCCAGAGAAAAGCCCGCCCCCCGACTTTGAGATTCGGCGGCTGGAGGAAGTCATCGGGATTCTCGAACTGTAG
- a CDS encoding FRG domain-containing protein, with translation MPGIPLENWEAFEEKTKDLFDNVKAKSTPLFRGQRNATWCLDTTLERFTDQEHTMHHYHDHMKSILPAVQSFTGKSWHIGEEFKKFPKDYKRAPQGLEFMVYLRHHGFPAPILDWTRSPYIAAFFAFRNSESSEDKRVAIYYFAEGKGGRTESPRIVRMGPRMTTHSRHHTQQCEYTYCEKKTDNPDNPWVYCNHKETFSQNDPDQGILTKYTLPNSERLEVLKKLDIMNINAYSLFGSEESLMETLAYRKITNPPY, from the coding sequence ATGCCAGGAATCCCTTTAGAAAATTGGGAAGCGTTTGAAGAAAAAACAAAAGACCTATTTGACAACGTAAAAGCGAAATCCACCCCGCTTTTCAGAGGACAAAGAAACGCGACATGGTGTCTTGATACAACCTTGGAGCGTTTCACTGATCAGGAACACACAATGCATCATTACCATGACCATATGAAATCAATACTGCCGGCTGTTCAATCTTTTACTGGTAAATCATGGCATATCGGCGAAGAATTCAAAAAATTTCCCAAGGACTACAAACGTGCCCCCCAAGGGCTCGAGTTTATGGTTTATCTTCGGCATCATGGCTTCCCGGCACCAATCCTGGATTGGACGCGATCTCCTTACATCGCTGCTTTTTTTGCTTTCAGAAATTCCGAGAGCAGCGAGGACAAAAGGGTGGCAATCTATTATTTCGCGGAAGGCAAAGGTGGACGGACTGAGAGTCCTCGAATTGTGCGCATGGGCCCACGCATGACTACACATAGCAGACACCATACTCAGCAATGTGAATATACTTATTGCGAGAAAAAAACAGATAACCCAGACAACCCATGGGTTTACTGCAACCATAAAGAAACATTCAGCCAAAACGATCCTGACCAAGGCATCTTGACGAAATACACTTTACCCAATTCTGAAAGGCTGGAGGTCTTGAAAAAATTGGACATTATGAATATCAATGCTTATTCACTTTTTGGAAGCGAAGAAAGCCTCATGGAAACATTGGCATACAGAAAAATCACAAACCCACCTTACTGA
- a CDS encoding nucleotidyltransferase family protein: MPDPPRISCILLAAGISRRLGRNKLLLEVEGEPSVRRAARALLGSKAAEVIAVTGHEREKIEAALAGLPVRFAHNERYAEGQAGSLQCGLQAADPGAAGYLFALGDQPLLSAGLVDRLIQAFGTEAPPPLIAAPFAEGKRGNPVLFSAELKSELAALTGDRGAREIIEKVRAEAPDRFRAVEAESADLFLDIDTEADYKRITGKEPENT, from the coding sequence ATGCCGGACCCACCTCGAATCTCCTGCATCTTGCTCGCCGCCGGGATCTCGCGCCGCCTCGGGCGGAACAAGCTCCTCCTCGAGGTCGAGGGAGAACCGAGCGTCCGCCGGGCGGCCCGCGCATTGCTCGGCTCGAAGGCCGCCGAGGTCATCGCCGTCACCGGCCACGAGCGGGAAAAAATCGAGGCCGCCCTCGCGGGGCTCCCCGTCCGCTTCGCCCACAACGAACGCTATGCGGAAGGCCAGGCCGGGAGCCTCCAGTGCGGCCTCCAGGCGGCGGACCCGGGCGCGGCGGGCTACCTCTTCGCCCTGGGGGACCAGCCCCTCCTGAGCGCCGGGCTGGTGGACCGGCTCATCCAAGCTTTCGGCACGGAAGCCCCCCCTCCCCTGATCGCCGCCCCCTTCGCGGAGGGAAAAAGAGGAAACCCCGTCCTCTTTTCGGCGGAGCTCAAAAGCGAGCTCGCCGCCCTCACGGGGGACCGGGGCGCGCGGGAGATCATCGAAAAGGTGCGCGCCGAAGCGCCCGATCGCTTCCGCGCCGTCGAGGCCGAAAGCGCCGACCTCTTTCTGGACATCGACACCGAAGCGGATTACAAAAGAATTACCGGCAAAGAGCCCGAGAACACATAA
- a CDS encoding zinc-binding dehydrogenase, with protein sequence MKALMKTAKGPGHMEIREIEEPQAGSGQVKVRVVHAGICGTDVHIASGEFFYYTPPVALGHEFAGVIEEVGAGVEGIAPGDRVTAEPTKRTCGACPHCASGNYNRCEGRDIAGMVSHGAFTNFVVTRAESIHKLPGNVSFRAAALTEPLAVTVHGVTEQCHLEAEDTVLVMGPGTIGTACAQVAMAFGARVIVAGTSKDAHRLALAEKFGAARVLNVETDDLAEAVKDLTGGWGVHMAIDAAGAPAASRACLEHVRKGGQILQVGLPGRPVEVDLDQLAWKEVRLIGTFGQKHSAWRTAIRLMEEEKVDMEAMVSDVLPLEEWETGFGLMERGEGLKVLLSPSED encoded by the coding sequence ATGAAAGCCTTGATGAAAACCGCCAAGGGCCCCGGCCACATGGAGATTCGCGAGATCGAGGAGCCGCAGGCGGGCTCCGGCCAGGTCAAGGTGCGCGTCGTTCATGCCGGGATCTGCGGAACGGATGTCCACATCGCATCGGGCGAATTTTTCTACTATACCCCGCCGGTGGCGCTGGGCCATGAGTTCGCCGGAGTGATTGAAGAGGTGGGCGCGGGCGTCGAGGGCATCGCGCCGGGGGATCGGGTGACCGCCGAGCCGACGAAGCGCACCTGCGGGGCGTGCCCGCACTGCGCATCGGGAAACTACAACCGCTGCGAGGGGCGCGACATCGCAGGGATGGTGAGCCACGGGGCGTTCACGAATTTCGTCGTGACGCGCGCGGAGTCTATCCACAAGCTTCCCGGGAACGTGAGCTTCCGTGCGGCCGCCCTCACCGAGCCGCTCGCGGTGACCGTCCACGGCGTGACCGAGCAGTGCCATCTGGAGGCGGAGGACACGGTGCTCGTCATGGGGCCGGGCACCATCGGGACGGCCTGCGCCCAGGTGGCGATGGCCTTCGGGGCGCGTGTCATCGTGGCGGGCACCTCGAAGGACGCCCACCGCCTGGCTCTCGCGGAGAAATTTGGCGCGGCGCGGGTCCTGAACGTCGAAACGGACGATCTGGCCGAAGCCGTGAAGGACCTCACCGGCGGCTGGGGTGTCCACATGGCGATCGATGCGGCCGGGGCGCCGGCGGCCTCCCGCGCCTGCCTCGAACATGTCCGAAAGGGCGGGCAGATACTCCAGGTGGGCCTGCCGGGCCGGCCCGTCGAGGTGGACCTCGACCAGCTCGCCTGGAAAGAGGTGCGCCTCATCGGCACGTTTGGGCAGAAGCACTCCGCCTGGCGGACGGCCATCCGGCTGATGGAAGAGGAGAAGGTGGACATGGAGGCCATGGTGTCCGACGTGCTTCCGCTCGAGGAGTGGGAGACTGGATTCGGCCTCATGGAGCGCGGCGAGGGCCTCAAGGTCCTCCTCTCGCCCTCGGAAGATTAA
- a CDS encoding iron-containing alcohol dehydrogenase yields the protein MIPPFQIASGPRVRFGRGEVSAIGQEVKALGMKKPLLITDAGLAGTHVLDPLLDGLKKEGVEFAYFDRAEPNPSDASIEKARDFYRDNGCDGMIAAGGGSSMDTAKAAMGIIAMGGIPRDIYGFGKVTKAAPPLITVPTTAGTGSEVTLSAIVTDAKLRIKAVLAAPPLFAKVAIVDPGLLAGLPPHMAAGTMLDALTHAIEAMGSPKANPWTDALCLQAIEFIGRHGRAFVKDRANPTAADRISLSSTWAGYAFTNVGLGIVHSLAHPIGAYHH from the coding sequence ATGATCCCCCCCTTCCAGATCGCATCGGGCCCCCGCGTCCGCTTCGGCCGGGGCGAAGTCTCCGCCATCGGCCAGGAAGTGAAGGCCCTCGGCATGAAGAAGCCCCTCCTCATCACCGACGCCGGCCTCGCCGGGACCCATGTCCTCGATCCGCTCCTCGATGGGCTGAAGAAAGAAGGGGTGGAGTTCGCCTACTTCGATCGGGCCGAGCCGAATCCCTCCGACGCCAGCATCGAGAAGGCGCGCGATTTCTATCGTGACAACGGCTGCGACGGAATGATCGCCGCGGGGGGCGGCAGTTCGATGGACACCGCCAAGGCCGCCATGGGCATCATCGCCATGGGAGGCATCCCGCGCGACATCTACGGCTTCGGCAAGGTGACGAAGGCCGCGCCCCCCCTCATCACCGTCCCCACGACGGCGGGCACCGGCAGCGAGGTCACGCTGAGCGCCATCGTCACCGACGCCAAGCTCCGGATCAAAGCCGTCCTCGCCGCCCCGCCGCTTTTCGCCAAGGTGGCCATCGTCGATCCGGGCCTGCTCGCCGGCTTGCCGCCCCACATGGCCGCCGGCACCATGCTCGACGCCTTGACCCACGCCATCGAGGCCATGGGCTCCCCCAAGGCGAACCCCTGGACGGACGCCCTCTGCCTTCAGGCCATCGAGTTCATCGGAAGGCACGGCCGCGCCTTCGTGAAGGACCGCGCGAACCCTACAGCCGCAGATCGCATCTCCCTCTCCTCGACCTGGGCGGGCTACGCCTTCACCAACGTCGGCCTGGGGATCGTCCACTCCCTCGCCCATCCCATCGGGGCCTACCACCAC
- a CDS encoding sulfite oxidase-like oxidoreductase has protein sequence MSALNKKQLAEKYGDRVPPSQSVTEKWPVLHEGPVPEADLAAWELRVFGEVEEERRFTHAEFTALPASDVHCDIHCVTHWSKMDNVFHGVLFKEFVKTIRLKSTARFVIVHAEGGYAANLPLAACMDDDVLWAWKHDGENLSPEHGWPLRLIVPKRYFWKSAKWVRGVEFLVADKPGFWERNGYHNDADAFKEERYG, from the coding sequence TTGAGCGCGCTGAACAAGAAGCAGTTGGCCGAAAAGTACGGGGACCGCGTGCCGCCGAGTCAGAGCGTCACCGAAAAGTGGCCCGTGCTGCACGAGGGCCCTGTGCCCGAGGCGGACCTCGCGGCGTGGGAGTTGCGCGTCTTCGGCGAGGTGGAAGAGGAGCGCCGCTTCACCCATGCGGAATTCACCGCGCTGCCCGCTTCGGATGTCCATTGCGACATCCACTGCGTCACCCACTGGAGCAAGATGGACAACGTCTTCCACGGGGTATTGTTCAAGGAGTTCGTCAAAACCATCCGCCTGAAATCCACAGCGCGCTTTGTCATCGTGCACGCGGAGGGGGGCTACGCGGCGAACCTTCCGCTCGCGGCGTGCATGGACGATGACGTTCTTTGGGCGTGGAAGCACGACGGGGAGAATCTCTCCCCCGAGCACGGCTGGCCCCTTCGCCTGATCGTGCCGAAGCGGTATTTCTGGAAGAGCGCCAAGTGGGTGCGCGGCGTCGAGTTCTTGGTGGCGGACAAGCCGGGCTTCTGGGAGCGGAACGGCTACCACAACGACGCCGACGCCTTCAAGGAAGAGCGCTACGGGTAG
- a CDS encoding cyclase family protein: MGYKNHQIVDLTQEIYQGMPVFVGHPDTWRWTHMTHEKSAASGRFQSEMSYYSGILQVCEHGPTHVDSISHLDPSPKALHIDKMGFDFFYSRGIAIDFENVKDNGYISADDVKRRLDHHKLEIKPGDTVCYTYGHYKRHYPKPSYTTAYAGWTKDAAEYVYGECGALNVATDAPSMDMAHSPDYICHLVCRELGRTNTENLCNIEEVVGKEFLYIGLPLKIVDGSGSPCRVIAVLNA, from the coding sequence ATGGGATACAAGAATCATCAAATCGTCGATCTGACCCAAGAAATTTACCAGGGGATGCCGGTGTTCGTGGGACACCCCGACACCTGGCGCTGGACGCACATGACCCACGAGAAGAGCGCGGCGAGCGGGCGCTTTCAGAGCGAGATGAGCTACTACTCGGGGATTCTCCAGGTGTGTGAGCATGGCCCGACGCACGTGGACTCCATCAGCCATCTCGATCCCTCTCCGAAAGCCCTCCACATCGACAAGATGGGCTTCGACTTTTTCTACAGCCGGGGCATCGCGATTGACTTCGAGAACGTCAAGGATAACGGCTACATCAGCGCGGATGACGTGAAGCGCCGCCTCGATCACCACAAGCTCGAGATCAAGCCGGGCGACACGGTCTGCTACACCTACGGTCATTACAAGCGGCATTATCCGAAACCTTCCTATACGACCGCCTACGCGGGCTGGACGAAGGACGCGGCCGAGTACGTCTACGGCGAGTGCGGCGCGCTCAACGTCGCCACCGATGCGCCGAGCATGGACATGGCCCATTCGCCGGATTACATCTGCCACCTGGTCTGCCGGGAGCTGGGGCGGACGAACACCGAGAACCTCTGCAACATCGAGGAGGTGGTGGGCAAGGAGTTTCTCTACATCGGCCTTCCGCTGAAGATCGTGGACGGCTCGGGCTCCCCCTGCCGCGTGATCGCAGTGCTGAACGCCTAG